One region of Pseudovibrio brasiliensis genomic DNA includes:
- the repC gene encoding plasmid replication protein RepC: MLSSPKLQERRTQFFCERDFAFSIWFLSILLMRNFGMFIDTFMLDEPTADFGVGNTSRQQNESAEVAARSFSGLPVAVSRWDVLSLVKKLQRELGLTATQVAHLEFLVGYTRDQDWQSGSNPIVYLTVSATANKRAICERQVLNIERALNRTGLVCWHDSGNLRRFGHRSADGELIQAFGVNLAPLAASYERLYCMAQELEQRARVWKQQKTTLLLHKRVLREQLTSRPDHPAAGEAQKLLTSLPRRIEARLTITQLLQWSKQMLQLIAEFQEENEQSSADQNEQEPASESDTQISSGRKKTSGRSETEFRHINTNNTNQTLSNERCNATHKRPLPNGTDLKSCGSANAERALEKIKCGNEARASQLELEIAEIQQSPLPLPPAGKSNTQNVTSGIEHITLKQVLACASPILQEMIRNAQRSNEVDWSAIIVAAEQASQYLGISQSAWKQACAVVGATAAATIIIVAERKGADPQTPINSYGGFLRGCLAKAEHGELHLHKSVFGLLSKANLDE; the protein is encoded by the coding sequence ATGTTGTCCTCCCCGAAATTGCAAGAGCGCAGAACGCAATTTTTTTGCGAACGGGATTTTGCATTCTCAATTTGGTTCCTGAGCATCCTTTTGATGCGGAATTTTGGAATGTTTATTGATACCTTTATGCTCGATGAGCCCACGGCAGATTTTGGTGTTGGCAATACATCGCGCCAACAGAACGAAAGTGCAGAAGTTGCGGCCAGAAGCTTTTCTGGATTACCAGTCGCAGTATCCAGATGGGATGTGCTTTCACTTGTAAAGAAGCTGCAGCGCGAACTTGGTTTGACTGCAACACAAGTCGCGCACCTGGAGTTTCTGGTTGGCTATACACGCGATCAGGACTGGCAGAGCGGTAGTAATCCGATTGTGTATTTGACTGTGAGTGCGACCGCCAACAAAAGGGCGATCTGTGAGCGCCAGGTTCTCAACATCGAGCGTGCTTTGAATCGCACGGGTCTGGTGTGCTGGCATGATAGCGGCAATCTACGCCGGTTCGGTCATCGCTCAGCGGATGGTGAACTCATTCAAGCTTTTGGTGTCAACCTTGCGCCGTTGGCAGCAAGTTATGAGCGCCTGTACTGCATGGCGCAAGAACTTGAACAACGCGCACGGGTTTGGAAACAGCAAAAGACAACGCTCCTCCTCCATAAGCGGGTTTTGAGAGAGCAACTTACATCGCGTCCGGATCATCCAGCTGCAGGTGAAGCTCAAAAGCTGCTCACATCATTGCCCCGCCGCATCGAGGCACGTTTGACCATCACTCAGCTGTTGCAATGGAGTAAGCAAATGCTGCAGCTGATAGCCGAGTTTCAGGAGGAGAATGAGCAGTCATCAGCTGACCAAAATGAGCAAGAACCAGCATCGGAATCTGATACTCAAATAAGCTCCGGTCGGAAGAAAACTTCCGGCAGGTCGGAAACAGAATTCCGACATATAAATACAAACAATACAAACCAAACACTTTCTAACGAAAGATGTAATGCTACGCACAAGCGGCCATTGCCTAACGGCACTGACTTAAAATCATGTGGTTCCGCTAACGCGGAAAGGGCTCTTGAAAAGATCAAGTGTGGGAACGAGGCCAGAGCCAGTCAACTGGAACTTGAGATTGCTGAGATCCAGCAAAGCCCCCTGCCCTTACCTCCTGCAGGTAAATCAAATACGCAGAACGTTACATCTGGCATTGAGCATATCACCCTCAAGCAAGTTCTCGCCTGTGCCAGTCCGATCTTGCAAGAGATGATCAGGAATGCACAGCGGAGCAATGAAGTTGACTGGTCTGCAATAATTGTGGCCGCTGAGCAAGCATCTCAATATCTCGGGATCTCGCAGTCAGCTTGGAAACAAGCCTGCGCGGTAGTTGGGGCCACCGCTGCAGCAACGATTATCATTGTGGCCGAGCGCAAAGGTGCCGATCCACAAACGCCAATCAACTCGTATGGTGGTTTCTTGCGCGGTTGCCTTGCCAAAGCTGAACACGGAGAGTTGCACCTTCATAAATCGGTGTTCGGCCTGCTGAGCAAGGCGAACCTTGATGAGTAG
- a CDS encoding peroxiredoxin: protein MVLRINDTIPDLTVTTDQGKLNLHNWVGDSWAIIFSHPKDFTPVCTTEFGAVARLAKEWEARNTKVLGISVDGVEDHKKWKGDIEAVGGARPEFAIVADDDLEMAKAFDMLPAEYVMPDGRTPADSATVRSVFIIGPDKQVKLMMTYPMSVGRNFSEILRALDGLQMSANGVATPADWQVGQDVIVPPAVSTEDAQTKFGVVNTILPYLRTVHAPR from the coding sequence ATGGTTTTACGTATAAACGATACAATTCCCGATTTGACGGTGACGACTGATCAGGGAAAACTCAACCTGCACAATTGGGTTGGCGACAGTTGGGCGATAATTTTCTCGCACCCTAAAGACTTTACACCCGTTTGCACAACTGAATTTGGTGCTGTTGCAAGACTGGCGAAGGAATGGGAAGCTAGAAACACCAAGGTATTGGGTATCTCGGTAGATGGTGTTGAAGACCATAAAAAGTGGAAAGGTGACATTGAAGCCGTTGGTGGGGCCAGGCCAGAGTTTGCAATTGTTGCTGATGACGATTTAGAGATGGCAAAGGCATTTGACATGCTGCCAGCGGAATATGTGATGCCAGACGGTCGGACGCCAGCAGACTCTGCCACAGTACGTTCAGTGTTTATCATTGGACCTGACAAGCAGGTGAAACTTATGATGACCTATCCGATGTCTGTTGGTCGTAATTTTTCCGAAATATTGCGTGCTTTGGATGGCCTGCAAATGTCTGCCAATGGCGTTGCTACCCCAGCTGATTGGCAGGTAGGACAAGATGTGATTGTACCGCCAGCAGTTAGCACGGAGGATGCTCAAACGAAATTCGGTGTGGTGAATACCATTTTGCCGTATTTGCGCACTGTCCATGCGCCACGTTAG
- a CDS encoding Tn3 family transposase, giving the protein NLLAAIIIYWNTDQLGQALSKRKLDGLDCPPELLAHISPLGWGQNKIC; this is encoded by the coding sequence AATCTGCTTGCAGCTATCATCATCTACTGGAACACGGATCAACTTGGGCAGGCTTTGTCAAAGCGCAAACTGGATGGCCTGGATTGTCCACCTGAACTTCTGGCGCACATCTCTCCACTTGGATGGGGCCAGAACAAGATTTGCTAA
- a CDS encoding beta strand repeat-containing protein produces MTKMAGVTASRAPYLAAAVIASGPLMLSGATSALGQTWEGNQSTGWFTGDNWSSNTVPDGTQDVHIDITTPNPVNVTNKTTNGTAEVGRLYVGQDGEGTLTVSDGGAVSSTHGHIGFASGSTGTVEVTSAGSIWDNSVDLFVGDYGDGTLTVSGGGTVSSTWGYVGNHNGSIGGVEVTGAGSNWQISETLYVGEGGDGNVVVSDGGTVNGTNGYIGGNDGSTGSVEVTDAGSTWDNSGNLVVGEHGDGALMISDGGTVNGTNGYIGGNDGSTGTVEVTGTGSTWDNSNYLFVGFRGKGTLTISEGATVSVSGATQLGTDSTSSGVLNIGAGSGETAAAPGTLDASTVEFGDGAATLVFNHTDETGTYQFNADLSSTGSGSHLIVHESGWTDLSGNSANFTGTTQVDGGILSVSGALGSSDGYIGYESGSAGSVEVTGTWDNSGSLRVGDAGDGTLTVSDGGTVSNESSHIGHASGTTGTVEVTGTGSTWDNSVNLIVGNGGEGVLTVSDSGAVISTLATIGNFFGSTGIVEVAGTGSTWENSSNLFVGEEGDGTLTISEGGAVSNAHGYIGYESGSTGTVVVTGTGSTWENSGNLVVGEHGDGALMISDGGTVSASGAIQLGAHSTSSGVLNIGAGSGETAAAPGTLDASTVEFGDGTATLVFNHTDETGAYQFDADLSSTGSGTHSIVHESGWTDLSGNNASFTGATHINGGTLSVSGSLGGTYGYIGYDSGSTGTVEVTGTGSTWGNTADLIVGEEGDGTLTISDGGSVSNRDGYIGLASGSTSTVEVTGTGSTWDNSSNLFVGHDGDGTLTVSDGGVVSNVIGDIGFNSGSTGAVEVTGIGSTWDNSETLNVGYDGDGTLTVSDSGTVSNRFGNIAFGSGSTGTVEVTGSGSTWVNSRSLYVGDAGDGTLTVSDGGAVSNTVGVIGNFSDSTGTVEVTGTESTWENSADLIVGEYGDGTLTVSDGGTVSNTGGRIGHYDFSTGTVEVTGTGSTWNNSGNLNIGDAGDGTLTISDGGTVSSANGAVGFSNGSTGTVEVTGTGSTWDFAGPLYVGASGGGTLTVSDGGSVNNTDGYIGLASGSTGAVEVIGTGSTWDNSSNLIVGEGGEGTLTISDGGAVSN; encoded by the coding sequence ATGACCAAAATGGCCGGCGTTACAGCAAGTCGAGCGCCCTATCTTGCAGCTGCGGTAATTGCATCAGGCCCTTTGATGTTGTCCGGAGCAACCAGCGCTCTTGGTCAGACTTGGGAAGGCAACCAATCGACCGGCTGGTTTACCGGTGATAACTGGAGTAGCAATACCGTCCCGGATGGCACACAAGATGTTCACATCGACATCACGACACCTAATCCGGTCAACGTAACGAATAAAACCACCAACGGAACGGCAGAGGTGGGACGTCTATATGTCGGACAGGACGGCGAAGGTACTCTGACGGTGTCTGATGGCGGCGCGGTGAGTAGTACACACGGCCATATTGGCTTTGCCAGCGGCTCAACCGGCACTGTTGAGGTGACCAGCGCCGGGTCAATATGGGACAATTCGGTGGATCTGTTTGTCGGTGATTATGGCGATGGCACACTGACGGTATCCGGTGGCGGTACAGTGAGTAGCACGTGGGGTTATGTCGGTAATCACAATGGCTCAATCGGCGGTGTCGAGGTGACCGGCGCCGGGTCAAACTGGCAAATTTCAGAGACGCTATATGTCGGTGAAGGCGGCGATGGCAATGTGGTTGTCTCTGATGGCGGCACGGTGAATGGCACGAACGGCTATATTGGCGGCAACGATGGTTCAACCGGCAGTGTTGAGGTGACTGACGCCGGGTCAACATGGGACAATTCGGGCAATCTGGTTGTCGGCGAACATGGCGATGGCGCTTTGATGATATCCGATGGCGGCACGGTGAATGGCACGAACGGCTATATTGGCGGCAACGATGGTTCAACCGGCACTGTTGAGGTGACCGGCACTGGATCAACCTGGGACAACTCGAACTACCTGTTTGTTGGCTTCAGGGGCAAAGGCACTCTGACGATTTCCGAGGGTGCAACAGTGAGTGTGTCTGGGGCGACCCAACTGGGCACTGATTCAACGAGTTCTGGCGTTTTGAACATCGGTGCAGGCAGCGGTGAAACGGCTGCTGCGCCCGGCACGCTTGACGCCTCAACGGTTGAATTCGGAGACGGCGCCGCAACGCTGGTTTTCAACCACACGGATGAGACCGGTACCTATCAGTTCAATGCTGACCTCTCCAGCACCGGCTCTGGATCGCATTTGATTGTGCACGAGTCCGGCTGGACAGATCTGAGCGGTAACAGCGCAAACTTTACCGGAACAACGCAAGTCGACGGCGGCATTCTGTCCGTGAGCGGGGCATTGGGTAGCTCGGACGGCTACATCGGTTATGAGAGTGGCTCAGCTGGCAGTGTTGAGGTGACCGGCACCTGGGACAACTCGGGTAGTCTGCGTGTCGGCGACGCCGGCGATGGCACTCTTACGGTGTCCGATGGCGGCACGGTGAGTAATGAGAGCAGCCACATCGGTCATGCTAGTGGCACAACCGGCACTGTTGAAGTGACAGGCACTGGATCGACCTGGGACAACTCAGTGAATCTGATTGTCGGCAACGGCGGTGAAGGCGTTCTGACGGTATCAGATAGCGGCGCGGTAATTAGTACGCTCGCCACAATCGGTAATTTCTTTGGTTCAACCGGCATTGTTGAGGTGGCCGGCACCGGGTCAACTTGGGAAAATTCGTCGAACCTGTTTGTCGGCGAAGAGGGCGATGGCACTCTGACGATTTCCGAGGGCGGTGCGGTGAGTAATGCACACGGCTACATCGGTTATGAAAGTGGCTCGACCGGCACAGTTGTGGTGACCGGCACCGGGTCAACCTGGGAGAATTCGGGCAATCTGGTTGTCGGCGAACATGGCGATGGCGCTTTGATGATATCCGATGGCGGCACGGTGAGTGCGTCTGGAGCAATCCAGTTGGGCGCTCATTCAACCAGTTCTGGCGTTTTGAACATCGGTGCGGGCAGCGGTGAAACGGCTGCTGCGCCCGGCACGCTTGACGCCTCAACGGTTGAATTCGGAGACGGCACCGCAACGCTGGTTTTCAACCACACGGACGAGACCGGTGCCTATCAGTTTGACGCTGACCTCTCCAGCACAGGATCCGGAACGCATTCAATTGTGCACGAGTCCGGCTGGACAGATCTGAGCGGGAATAACGCAAGCTTCACCGGAGCAACACATATCAACGGTGGCACGCTGTCCGTGAGCGGGTCACTAGGTGGCACGTACGGCTACATCGGTTATGACAGTGGCTCTACCGGTACTGTTGAGGTGACCGGCACCGGGTCAACCTGGGGCAACACAGCGGACCTGATTGTCGGCGAAGAGGGCGATGGTACTCTGACGATTTCCGATGGCGGTTCGGTGAGTAATAGGGATGGCTATATCGGTTTAGCAAGCGGTTCAACCAGCACTGTTGAAGTGACTGGTACCGGGTCAACCTGGGACAATTCGAGCAATCTGTTTGTCGGCCACGACGGCGATGGTACGCTGACGGTGTCCGATGGTGGCGTGGTGAGTAACGTAATAGGCGATATCGGTTTTAATAGCGGCTCAACCGGCGCTGTTGAAGTGACTGGTATCGGGTCAACCTGGGACAATTCGGAAACCCTAAATGTCGGTTACGACGGCGATGGTACTCTGACGGTATCCGATAGTGGCACGGTGAGTAATAGATTCGGCAATATCGCCTTCGGTAGTGGCTCTACCGGTACTGTTGAGGTGACCGGCTCCGGGTCAACCTGGGTCAACTCGCGTAGTCTGTATGTCGGCGACGCCGGCGATGGTACTCTGACGGTGTCCGATGGCGGCGCGGTTAGTAACACGGTCGGTGTTATCGGCAATTTCAGCGATTCAACCGGTACTGTTGAGGTGACCGGTACCGAGTCAACATGGGAGAATTCGGCCGACCTAATTGTTGGGGAATATGGCGATGGCACTTTGACGGTGTCCGATGGCGGCACGGTAAGTAATACGGGCGGCCGCATTGGCCATTACGATTTTTCAACCGGCACTGTTGAAGTGACAGGCACTGGATCAACTTGGAACAACTCGGGCAATCTGAATATCGGCGACGCCGGCGATGGCACTCTAACGATTTCCGATGGCGGTACGGTGAGCAGTGCGAACGGCGCAGTCGGCTTCAGCAATGGCTCAACCGGCACTGTTGAGGTGACAGGCACCGGGTCAACCTGGGACTTTGCGGGCCCTCTTTATGTAGGGGCTTCTGGTGGAGGCACTCTAACAGTTTCCGATGGCGGTTCGGTGAATAATACGGATGGCTATATCGGTTTAGCAAGCGGCTCAACCGGCGCTGTTGAGGTGATAGGCACCGGATCAACCTGGGACAACTCGAGCAATCTGATTGTCGGTGAAGGCGGCGAAGGTACTCTGACGATTTCCGATGGTGGCGCGGTGAGTAATG
- a CDS encoding M48 family metalloprotease, translating into MRNLFRHIAIDLNWFISWSIIAIAAHVALFWVAMPITWSINTFADLPFQIPEESSLLIVCIQVFLFWLILRVPGLVEFFYDIELGARRPSEYELHQIEAAYAYLQGIADAKGIKLPRIVWRVIDKPNYNACAFGRNRVALNQGALYDTKFRDRGLEELAALIAHEIGHLRHWDTVHIAIRTALVWPFLFALKLNNLVYRIPFVGLFFNFVIIPCNFIITIAARLTGLTSRMGEYRADEFSQKLLGKDRMLQVFAGLSEDRDGTNILAHYLNSHPPTELRRENLRKRTDYRPQFNIPPTSDLIELFRKQ; encoded by the coding sequence ATGCGCAATCTTTTCAGACATATAGCTATCGATTTGAACTGGTTTATTTCGTGGAGCATCATTGCTATTGCAGCGCACGTTGCTCTGTTCTGGGTTGCCATGCCAATTACTTGGTCCATCAACACGTTTGCTGACTTGCCGTTCCAGATCCCAGAAGAGTCTTCCCTTCTGATTGTATGTATTCAGGTATTCTTGTTCTGGTTGATATTGCGTGTACCTGGCCTGGTCGAGTTCTTCTATGACATTGAACTTGGCGCTCGTCGTCCTTCCGAGTACGAACTGCATCAGATCGAAGCGGCTTATGCGTACCTGCAGGGCATTGCTGATGCTAAAGGTATCAAGCTGCCTCGCATCGTCTGGCGTGTGATTGACAAGCCCAACTACAATGCCTGCGCCTTTGGCCGTAACAGAGTTGCGCTTAATCAGGGCGCTCTTTACGACACCAAGTTTAGAGACAGAGGATTGGAGGAGCTGGCTGCACTCATTGCCCATGAGATCGGTCATCTGCGCCACTGGGATACAGTGCACATTGCTATTCGCACAGCTCTTGTGTGGCCTTTCCTGTTTGCCTTGAAGCTCAACAATCTGGTTTACAGAATTCCGTTTGTAGGCCTGTTTTTCAACTTCGTCATCATTCCTTGCAATTTTATCATCACAATTGCCGCTCGGCTCACCGGCCTGACCTCTCGCATGGGAGAGTACCGAGCAGATGAGTTCTCTCAAAAGCTTCTTGGTAAGGACCGCATGTTGCAGGTGTTTGCTGGCCTCAGTGAAGATCGTGATGGCACCAATATTCTGGCGCACTACCTTAACTCGCATCCTCCTACAGAGCTGCGACGCGAAAACCTGCGCAAACGGACTGACTATCGTCCTCAATTCAACATTCCTCCAACATCAGATCTTATCGAGCTCTTTCGCAAGCAATAA
- the traI gene encoding TraI/MobA(P) family conjugative relaxase, which produces MIAHKIARTSGKNSFKALARYVAAAKEENEKLGDLWIENCSFATSKEDLDHAIVEIENTQAHNTRVKGDRSYHLVISFAEGEVPEKDVLKDIEKAFAKGLGFEEHERIVATHTNTDNFHMHVAINRIHPKTYKVHTPYYDFDALERVRLEMEKKHDLTRTNAKGEALDKKNPKARDYEANTFEVSFSTYVKDYQSELLKIRENAKSWAELHEGIAAYSVELKKRGNGLVFKEMEGHRTEKASNVHRDFSKKALEDKFGPYQAPEKDLSQEQRKDRYERRPLYDRHRQSDLWEKFTDQLSKPKPKHSWRAFLREQSTLNRAAVEMIKGEEAMLSLMGLGSRRQPGLLEQHLGIKLKQNKVQKKVELER; this is translated from the coding sequence ATGATTGCTCACAAGATTGCTCGTACGTCCGGAAAGAACTCTTTTAAAGCGCTGGCTCGCTATGTGGCTGCAGCTAAGGAAGAGAATGAAAAGCTGGGAGATCTCTGGATTGAGAACTGTAGCTTTGCAACTTCGAAAGAAGATCTGGATCATGCCATTGTCGAAATCGAAAACACGCAAGCTCACAACACTCGCGTAAAGGGCGACCGCTCCTATCATCTGGTGATCTCGTTTGCTGAGGGTGAGGTGCCGGAGAAGGATGTGCTGAAGGACATTGAAAAAGCCTTTGCCAAAGGACTGGGCTTTGAAGAGCACGAGCGAATTGTTGCCACACACACCAATACAGACAACTTCCACATGCACGTGGCAATCAATCGTATTCACCCCAAAACATACAAAGTGCACACCCCCTATTATGACTTTGATGCGCTTGAGCGCGTTCGTCTGGAGATGGAGAAAAAGCATGACCTGACCCGCACCAACGCCAAGGGTGAGGCGCTTGATAAGAAGAATCCAAAGGCACGTGACTATGAGGCCAATACCTTTGAAGTCTCGTTTTCTACCTATGTGAAGGACTACCAGAGCGAACTATTGAAGATCCGCGAGAATGCAAAATCATGGGCGGAGCTTCATGAGGGCATTGCTGCTTACTCGGTTGAATTGAAAAAGCGTGGCAACGGTCTTGTGTTCAAGGAAATGGAAGGGCACCGCACTGAGAAGGCGAGCAATGTCCATCGCGACTTTTCAAAGAAGGCCTTGGAAGACAAGTTCGGACCCTATCAGGCACCGGAGAAAGATCTCAGCCAGGAACAGCGCAAAGATCGCTACGAGCGCAGGCCACTTTACGACCGGCATCGCCAATCAGACCTTTGGGAGAAGTTCACCGATCAGCTGAGCAAACCTAAGCCCAAACACAGCTGGAGAGCATTCTTGAGGGAGCAATCAACACTCAACCGTGCTGCCGTTGAAATGATCAAAGGGGAAGAAGCCATGCTGTCCTTGATGGGGCTTGGCTCAAGACGACAACCAGGACTGTTGGAACAGCATTTGGGTATCAAACTGAAGCAGAACAAGGTGCAAAAGAAAGTGGAGCTGGAGCGCTAA
- a CDS encoding DUF5710 domain-containing protein: MPALDKQDQRAKEANDNGPKAKTSKQNRIYLAVPFEENQKAKDLGARWDKDASSWYAPSVKVAEKTKQWSVEGKAPAAEENRDPVQEFSDWMRALGMDLKGHAIMDGKWHRIAIMGEKAKNASYRGHLDAAVPNGMLNNFKGTKSEWKFDGVKLSKDEVAKAIEAGKKAQKERADELKQDQDKAAKTAFGIWSNISKWAEPENCDYLKRKDVRGYGVKLDKDGRMVVPLRDTDLRIHSLQFVGEEKHYLKHGRKEGLFHAIDPKRYLNDKDKPGLGDTIIFAEGYATGASVHKFVSKPTIITFDGDNLVKVAKAMREKFPDVTMLFAADDDHHLPLRETPLANKGLEKAREAADAVGGYVVPPPLTKTEKAKGLTDWNDLEKERGTDKAAFQFLMQTRKSLDAEKIKEQELSRSPKKELSRDLEVA, encoded by the coding sequence ATGCCCGCACTTGATAAGCAAGATCAACGCGCAAAAGAAGCAAACGACAATGGCCCAAAGGCCAAAACATCGAAGCAAAATCGGATCTACCTTGCTGTGCCATTTGAAGAAAACCAGAAGGCAAAAGATCTGGGTGCCAGATGGGATAAAGATGCAAGCAGCTGGTACGCGCCAAGCGTAAAGGTGGCAGAGAAAACAAAGCAATGGTCTGTTGAAGGCAAGGCCCCTGCAGCAGAAGAAAATCGAGATCCTGTTCAGGAGTTTAGCGATTGGATGCGTGCCCTAGGCATGGATCTGAAAGGCCATGCCATCATGGATGGCAAATGGCATCGCATCGCGATCATGGGTGAGAAAGCCAAGAATGCATCTTATCGCGGCCATCTGGATGCAGCTGTACCCAATGGCATGCTCAACAACTTCAAGGGCACTAAGTCGGAATGGAAATTTGATGGGGTGAAGCTCTCAAAAGATGAAGTAGCAAAGGCCATTGAAGCTGGCAAAAAGGCCCAAAAGGAACGTGCGGACGAACTGAAGCAGGATCAGGACAAGGCAGCTAAAACAGCCTTCGGGATCTGGAGCAACATTTCAAAGTGGGCGGAGCCTGAGAACTGCGATTATCTCAAGCGCAAGGATGTTCGCGGCTATGGCGTCAAGCTGGATAAGGATGGCCGTATGGTCGTGCCACTGCGCGATACTGATCTGCGCATCCATTCTCTGCAGTTTGTTGGTGAAGAAAAGCACTACCTGAAGCATGGCCGCAAAGAAGGCTTGTTCCACGCCATCGACCCGAAACGTTATCTGAATGACAAGGACAAGCCTGGGCTAGGCGATACGATTATTTTTGCAGAAGGCTATGCAACAGGAGCCTCGGTTCACAAGTTCGTCAGTAAGCCAACCATTATCACGTTTGATGGTGACAACCTGGTCAAGGTTGCCAAGGCCATGCGTGAGAAGTTCCCAGATGTAACCATGCTGTTTGCAGCTGATGATGACCATCACCTGCCTTTAAGAGAAACACCTCTTGCTAACAAGGGACTGGAAAAGGCCCGCGAAGCAGCCGATGCGGTCGGTGGTTACGTGGTGCCCCCTCCCCTCACTAAAACTGAGAAAGCCAAGGGGCTCACAGATTGGAATGATCTGGAGAAAGAGCGCGGCACGGATAAAGCCGCCTTCCAGTTCTTGATGCAAACCCGCAAGTCCCTTGATGCTGAAAAGATCAAAGAACAGGAGCTAAGTCGCTCCCCAAAAAAAGAGTTGTCCCGTGATTTGGAGGTTGCGTAA